The Prosthecobacter dejongeii genome contains a region encoding:
- a CDS encoding LOG family protein — translation MRIAIYCGANGGFDPLYRNAAADLASFLAREGIGLVYGGGNVGLMGTIADAALAAGGQVIGVIPQSLMEKELGHGGVSELHVVRSMHERKQMMVDLSDGFIALPGGFGTLDELFETLTWLQLSFHGKPVGLLNVNGFFDGLLLFLDHMTSQGFLKPEHRGCVLVSSDPAELLAQMRSFRAPDLGKWIEKMISAER, via the coding sequence ATGCGCATCGCCATTTATTGTGGGGCCAATGGAGGCTTCGACCCTCTTTACCGAAACGCGGCGGCAGATTTAGCCTCTTTTTTAGCCCGCGAAGGGATCGGCCTCGTGTATGGCGGGGGGAATGTGGGGCTCATGGGGACGATCGCCGATGCGGCCCTCGCGGCGGGAGGGCAGGTCATCGGGGTGATCCCTCAATCCCTCATGGAGAAGGAGCTGGGGCACGGAGGTGTCAGCGAATTGCACGTGGTGCGCTCCATGCACGAAAGGAAGCAGATGATGGTGGACCTGAGTGATGGATTCATCGCCCTGCCGGGTGGGTTTGGAACTCTGGATGAACTCTTTGAGACGCTCACCTGGCTGCAACTGAGTTTTCATGGCAAGCCCGTAGGTCTGCTGAATGTGAATGGGTTTTTTGATGGGTTGTTGCTCTTTTTGGACCACATGACCTCCCAAGGTTTTTTAAAACCTGAGCACCGGGGCTGCGTGTTGGTTTCTTCAGATCCCGCCGAGCTTTTGGCGCAAATGCGCAGCTTTCGCGCTCCAGACCTGGGAAAATGGATCGAAAAGATGATCTCGGCGGAGCGTTGA
- a CDS encoding MBL fold metallo-hydrolase translates to MRVHTLDLQFQNTPGLIAAYLVESGHELALIETGPGSTLPALQQALQLKGFQPKDVRHVLVTHIHLDHAGAAGWWAQQGAQVYCHPSAARHLVDPSRLVDSARRVYAEQMDTLWGAMLPAPEDNVTALADGESIHIGETQITAWDTPGHARHHHAFVMGDACFTGDVAGLRLGPQPYLSVTSAPPQFDPPAYIASVDRLLAAKFSRLYLTHFGEVTEVENHLSGYRRRIEEVHQKVRGWISQGLSAEAIETHYREDEKALATATGLTPKDWQRHEIINSTQMCAAGVRLYVEKNASI, encoded by the coding sequence ATGCGTGTCCACACCCTCGACCTCCAATTCCAGAATACCCCCGGCCTCATCGCCGCCTACTTGGTGGAAAGTGGACATGAACTGGCCCTCATCGAGACTGGGCCCGGCTCCACCCTACCTGCCCTTCAGCAGGCCCTCCAACTCAAAGGATTTCAGCCGAAAGATGTCCGCCACGTGCTCGTGACGCATATTCATCTGGATCACGCAGGAGCCGCCGGCTGGTGGGCCCAGCAGGGAGCCCAGGTCTATTGTCACCCCAGTGCAGCACGTCATCTTGTGGATCCTAGCCGCCTCGTGGACAGCGCCCGCCGGGTGTATGCAGAGCAGATGGACACCCTGTGGGGAGCCATGCTACCTGCGCCGGAAGATAACGTCACCGCCCTAGCGGACGGGGAGAGCATCCACATCGGCGAGACTCAGATCACCGCCTGGGACACCCCTGGCCACGCCCGCCATCATCATGCCTTTGTCATGGGAGACGCCTGCTTTACCGGCGATGTCGCCGGGCTGCGCTTAGGCCCTCAGCCCTACCTATCCGTGACTTCCGCTCCTCCGCAGTTTGATCCCCCTGCCTACATCGCCTCGGTAGATCGGCTTCTCGCCGCCAAGTTCAGCCGCCTCTACCTCACGCATTTCGGGGAAGTCACCGAGGTCGAAAATCACCTCAGCGGCTACCGCAGGCGGATTGAGGAAGTGCATCAAAAAGTACGCGGATGGATCAGCCAAGGCCTTTCCGCTGAAGCCATAGAAACCCACTATCGAGAAGATGAAAAAGCGCTAGCTACCGCCACAGGCCTCACGCCTAAAGATTGGCAGCGCCACGAGATCATCAACTCCACCCAGATGTGCGCCGCTGGCGTGCGGCTGTATGTAGAAAAGAACGCCTCCATCTAA
- a CDS encoding TIGR00282 family metallophosphoesterase, giving the protein MSDAAAESPPELFRILFLGDIIGEPGRKAVITLLPLLREELKVDFAIVNGENSAAGRGITPKIAISLMRAKADVITTGDHIWDQKEIVPFLYDEPRLLRPINYPAGAPGNGSLILQTKRCKVGIINLQGRTFMRDALENPFTTVTKVVEEMRQETPVIFVDFHAEATSEKVAMGWHLDGLVSAVVGTHTHVPTADERVLPKGTAFQCDAGMCGPMDSIIGSQIDPVLEKFHTQLPTKFGVGRGPVRLNGALVTLDPTTGKAVSIERIARVWQE; this is encoded by the coding sequence ATGTCCGATGCCGCTGCTGAATCCCCGCCTGAACTCTTCCGCATTCTTTTTTTGGGAGACATCATCGGTGAACCCGGGCGCAAGGCGGTGATCACGCTGCTACCGCTTTTGCGCGAGGAACTGAAGGTGGACTTCGCCATCGTGAATGGAGAAAACTCCGCCGCAGGCCGGGGCATCACGCCCAAGATCGCCATCAGCCTCATGCGGGCGAAGGCAGACGTCATTACTACCGGGGACCACATTTGGGATCAGAAAGAGATCGTGCCGTTTCTTTACGATGAACCGCGCCTGCTACGTCCCATCAATTACCCCGCCGGGGCTCCGGGCAATGGCTCACTCATCCTGCAAACGAAGCGCTGCAAGGTGGGCATCATCAATCTGCAAGGGCGCACCTTCATGCGCGATGCGCTGGAAAATCCCTTCACCACCGTCACCAAAGTGGTGGAGGAAATGCGCCAAGAAACCCCGGTGATTTTCGTGGACTTTCACGCTGAAGCTACCAGTGAAAAGGTGGCCATGGGTTGGCACCTGGATGGCTTGGTCAGCGCCGTCGTGGGCACCCACACTCATGTGCCGACGGCGGATGAGCGCGTCCTTCCTAAAGGCACTGCCTTTCAGTGTGATGCCGGGATGTGCGGGCCTATGGACTCCATCATCGGCAGTCAGATTGACCCGGTGCTGGAAAAATTTCACACCCAGCTCCCGACTAAGTTTGGGGTGGGCCGCGGCCCGGTGCGTTTGAATGGTGCCCTGGTGACGCTGGATCCCACCACCGGCAAGGCCGTCTCTATCGAGCGCATCGCCCGTGTGTGGCAGGAGTAA
- a CDS encoding N-acetylmuramoyl-L-alanine amidase, whose translation MLFLFKTGRWALACLCASATLLPAQEAVPPLPGPDPLRLAKVSPLGKAPDWTSLSAYAGTLTKEEFDHAWKTLYSPENGLPPPFQVTPEALRVPTGDPTAPELEIPFKKTNAATATPPEPTWRRAADLPPLLGRPVLSDLHIALDPGHIGGQWAQMEERFLSFKPGEAIKEGDMSLLTAQVLMERLKALGAVVSFVRDRPEPVTEQRPADFDKLARETLKEYGVLTPAPTYAGLQGDAKIITVQWQTEKLFYRVSEIHARAQKVNRQIQPDLVLCLHFNAEGWGSADAPQFSPQNHLHVLVNGCYAPVELEQQDVRHEMLTRLFSRVHEEEIPLATAVAEGMARSTQLPAYIYTTPNARKAGANPYVYARNLLANRLYQCPVVYLEPYVMNHEETYRRLLTGHFIGRTLIGGRLQRSAIDDYVRGVVQGLVSYYQSQRRSS comes from the coding sequence ATGTTGTTCCTTTTCAAAACGGGCCGTTGGGCGCTGGCTTGCCTCTGCGCCAGTGCCACCCTACTGCCTGCGCAAGAGGCGGTGCCGCCTTTGCCGGGGCCAGACCCGCTTCGTCTGGCCAAAGTCAGCCCCCTGGGCAAAGCCCCAGACTGGACCTCACTTTCCGCCTATGCAGGCACCCTGACGAAGGAAGAATTCGACCATGCCTGGAAGACCCTTTATTCCCCGGAAAACGGCCTGCCCCCGCCTTTCCAGGTGACGCCGGAGGCCCTGCGCGTCCCCACCGGAGATCCCACCGCTCCAGAGCTGGAGATCCCCTTTAAAAAAACGAACGCGGCCACCGCCACCCCGCCAGAGCCTACCTGGCGCCGCGCGGCAGACCTGCCGCCGCTGCTGGGGCGCCCCGTCTTGAGTGATCTGCACATCGCGCTTGATCCCGGTCACATCGGTGGCCAGTGGGCTCAGATGGAGGAGCGTTTCCTCAGCTTCAAACCCGGGGAAGCCATCAAGGAAGGCGACATGTCCCTCCTCACCGCCCAGGTTTTGATGGAGCGGCTCAAGGCACTCGGGGCCGTCGTTTCCTTCGTCAGGGATCGGCCAGAACCTGTCACTGAGCAACGCCCCGCAGACTTTGACAAACTCGCGCGAGAAACCCTGAAGGAATACGGCGTGCTTACCCCTGCACCCACCTATGCCGGGCTCCAGGGAGATGCCAAAATCATCACCGTGCAGTGGCAGACTGAAAAGCTCTTTTATCGAGTCAGCGAGATCCATGCACGGGCGCAGAAAGTAAATCGGCAGATCCAGCCGGACCTCGTTCTCTGCCTGCATTTCAATGCCGAAGGTTGGGGCTCCGCCGATGCCCCCCAGTTCTCGCCACAAAACCACCTGCACGTCCTGGTCAATGGCTGCTACGCCCCCGTGGAGCTGGAGCAACAAGACGTGCGTCATGAGATGCTGACCCGCCTTTTCAGCCGCGTGCATGAAGAGGAGATCCCCCTGGCCACCGCCGTAGCGGAAGGCATGGCACGTAGCACCCAACTCCCCGCTTACATCTACACCACACCGAATGCGCGGAAAGCCGGTGCAAACCCGTATGTCTATGCACGGAACCTGCTGGCGAACCGCCTGTATCAGTGCCCCGTTGTCTATCTAGAGCCCTATGTCATGAACCATGAGGAAACCTACCGCCGCCTGCTCACGGGGCATTTCATCGGCCGCACATTGATCGGCGGTCGGCTCCAGCGCAGCGCCATTGACGACTACGTGCGCGGCGTCGTGCAGGGGCTGGTGTCCTATTATCAATCTCAGCGCCGCTCCTCATGA
- a CDS encoding shikimate kinase, translating to MRVLIVGCGFVGARTADLLQAAGHDVVGVTHSPASAEKLRDKPWRVLTCDVSDSASVQRLKAQCAESSVEGGAWSPEAFIHCASSSKGGAEMYQAVYVNGMRHLLAAFPLAFPLYTSSTSVYPQTDGSEVDEKSPADPSKETGRLLLAAEQLALENGGAVARLAGIYGPGRSFVLKNLLEGKSGIEINSAAPDGRLLNQIHAEDAATALAHLTTQKHTGLYNVVDDARLTQRDCLERLAPLFNLPVPAEKAPDPSRKRGWTHKHVTNAKLKASGWTPKYADYFFALRDDSDLASSILQLVIEGGETSLPRAENILLIGLMGSGKSTVGRMVAHMLGFQFVDTDHLIIEQAGCSIPEIFAREGEAGFRQRESTVLRHLLGCRHCVIATGGGIITQPKNLPLLQHLGFITWLEADAKLLARRTATNNDRPLLRGEEPPLVKLERLLTERKPIYKQLADLRIQTDELSQQESAYGVAESARIFFAQRAA from the coding sequence ATGAGAGTCCTCATCGTAGGCTGTGGTTTTGTAGGCGCACGCACGGCAGATCTCCTCCAGGCCGCCGGGCATGACGTCGTCGGCGTCACACACTCCCCCGCCTCAGCGGAAAAACTGCGGGATAAACCCTGGCGCGTGCTCACCTGTGACGTCAGTGATTCAGCATCCGTGCAGCGACTGAAAGCCCAGTGTGCCGAAAGTTCAGTGGAAGGTGGGGCCTGGTCTCCCGAGGCCTTCATCCACTGCGCCAGCTCCAGCAAAGGCGGAGCCGAAATGTATCAAGCCGTGTATGTGAATGGCATGCGCCACCTACTGGCCGCCTTCCCCCTCGCCTTCCCTCTCTACACCAGCAGCACCAGTGTTTACCCGCAGACGGATGGCAGCGAAGTGGATGAAAAGAGCCCCGCAGATCCCAGCAAAGAAACCGGCCGTCTGCTGCTGGCCGCTGAACAGCTCGCGCTGGAAAATGGCGGGGCCGTGGCTCGCCTCGCCGGCATCTATGGCCCCGGCCGTTCCTTCGTCCTAAAAAACCTACTGGAAGGCAAAAGCGGAATCGAAATCAACTCTGCCGCTCCCGATGGCCGCCTGCTGAATCAAATCCATGCCGAGGATGCCGCCACCGCCCTGGCCCACCTCACCACGCAGAAGCACACCGGCCTTTACAACGTGGTGGATGATGCCCGCCTCACTCAGCGTGATTGCCTGGAAAGGCTGGCCCCACTTTTCAATCTCCCTGTCCCTGCTGAAAAAGCCCCGGATCCCAGTCGCAAACGCGGCTGGACCCACAAGCACGTCACCAATGCCAAACTGAAAGCCTCCGGTTGGACGCCCAAATACGCCGATTATTTCTTCGCTCTCAGGGACGATTCAGACCTCGCCTCCTCCATCTTGCAGCTCGTCATCGAAGGCGGAGAAACCAGCCTACCCCGGGCAGAAAACATCCTCCTCATCGGCCTCATGGGCAGTGGCAAATCCACCGTCGGTCGCATGGTCGCCCACATGCTAGGCTTTCAGTTTGTGGATACGGACCACCTCATCATCGAACAGGCAGGGTGCAGCATCCCAGAGATTTTTGCGCGTGAAGGCGAGGCCGGCTTTCGCCAGCGAGAGTCCACCGTGTTACGCCATTTGTTAGGCTGCCGTCACTGCGTCATCGCCACCGGCGGCGGCATCATCACCCAGCCAAAGAATCTCCCCCTGCTGCAGCACCTCGGCTTCATTACTTGGCTGGAGGCCGATGCCAAACTCCTCGCCCGCCGCACCGCCACCAACAACGACCGCCCCCTTTTGCGTGGTGAAGAGCCACCTCTAGTCAAGCTAGAGCGACTGCTCACCGAGCGTAAACCCATCTACAAACAACTGGCGGATCTACGCATCCAAACGGATGAACTCAGCCAGCAAGAAAGCGCCTATGGCGTGGCAGAAAGCGCCCGCATCTTCTTCGCTCAACGCGCAGCTTAA
- a CDS encoding RNA-directed DNA polymerase: protein MSLIVTPRLALRALNDSRKSDPLSYLSLRYTLTSVISLKDVWAQNMAPEIVRRRGGPGFLESKLFKQLDGEGVPEFRDIVRAGGPEALAEVALLDACSKAGKAFQPADEVYSYHFAKRSSVDGAFIPYFELFSARQTKIGEICKKRPGDWVLYADIKQFYPSITPTRAFRAWERACEDSTLSSDWKEFGRLLLNRQFSLKKGLLVGSSFSHLVANLVLRDLDKEMSKKFPGRYFRYVDDFAFIVPPEKKRETITFLRAHIKPLGLRLHPKKIHWIGATKWRENAPYQQDDYDEEPTGDEDWMRFIDNLKCYLMERPQYRGRVKKVFQDAGLRVPLPRYTTQTMAKSYGDRFKVRMESKDFAKRLAKLSPKKLTTIGLRLRKTYFDQFMSAWQNYISSTGAIRKWKLSKVRFILSRIMLLGSLAQVQEIHEIIENEVEVAEYTAMLAALLTGEVDELLRFGWKTAASAGQALAVGSISTSCRSIGWKDEQVEAYTALLLAGVTVNVKLPKRLKINLRIQTVKGGNPPSAWSRISHPFYREISALIGSKTLENHRVLLQTPADPDERWEPFADELLGFDPT, encoded by the coding sequence ATGAGCTTGATAGTTACGCCACGTCTTGCTCTGCGAGCACTGAACGACAGTCGGAAGAGCGATCCGCTTTCTTATCTTTCTCTTCGCTATACCTTAACTTCGGTAATATCCCTAAAAGATGTATGGGCGCAAAACATGGCGCCAGAAATCGTTAGACGGCGGGGCGGACCTGGCTTTTTGGAGAGTAAGCTGTTTAAGCAACTCGATGGAGAAGGTGTTCCAGAGTTTCGAGACATTGTGCGGGCTGGTGGTCCCGAAGCATTAGCAGAAGTTGCTCTGCTGGATGCTTGCTCTAAAGCCGGGAAGGCATTTCAGCCAGCCGACGAGGTCTACAGCTATCATTTTGCTAAGCGCTCTTCTGTTGATGGTGCTTTCATACCTTATTTCGAGCTGTTTAGTGCTAGGCAGACCAAGATCGGTGAGATTTGTAAAAAACGCCCCGGGGATTGGGTGCTCTATGCTGATATCAAACAATTTTATCCTTCAATCACTCCAACCAGGGCGTTTAGGGCGTGGGAACGGGCTTGTGAAGATTCCACTCTGTCTAGCGATTGGAAAGAGTTTGGCAGACTACTTCTTAATCGCCAGTTCAGCTTAAAAAAAGGACTTCTGGTCGGTTCTTCATTCAGCCATCTAGTCGCGAACTTAGTTCTTCGTGATCTGGATAAGGAAATGTCAAAGAAGTTTCCGGGCCGTTACTTTCGTTACGTGGACGATTTTGCGTTTATTGTTCCTCCAGAGAAGAAGCGTGAGACCATTACATTTTTACGAGCACATATAAAACCGTTGGGACTTCGTCTGCATCCAAAGAAGATTCATTGGATCGGTGCGACAAAATGGCGTGAAAATGCACCCTATCAGCAGGATGACTACGACGAGGAACCGACTGGCGACGAAGATTGGATGCGTTTCATAGATAATCTAAAGTGCTACCTGATGGAGCGTCCACAATATAGGGGGAGAGTAAAAAAGGTTTTCCAAGACGCAGGACTTCGAGTGCCCCTACCGCGTTACACAACGCAGACGATGGCGAAAAGTTATGGTGACCGGTTTAAGGTCAGAATGGAGTCAAAGGATTTTGCCAAAAGACTAGCGAAACTAAGTCCCAAAAAGCTCACGACCATAGGGTTACGATTGAGGAAAACTTATTTCGATCAATTCATGTCTGCGTGGCAAAATTATATATCATCTACCGGTGCTATTAGAAAGTGGAAGCTATCAAAAGTCAGATTTATTCTAAGCAGGATAATGCTTCTTGGATCGTTAGCCCAAGTGCAAGAAATTCACGAAATTATAGAGAATGAGGTCGAGGTTGCTGAGTACACAGCGATGCTTGCTGCGCTACTGACTGGAGAAGTCGATGAATTGCTGCGGTTCGGATGGAAGACCGCGGCTTCCGCTGGACAAGCACTAGCAGTAGGTTCTATTTCCACGTCGTGTAGGTCCATCGGGTGGAAGGATGAACAGGTAGAAGCATACACGGCTTTGTTACTCGCTGGCGTAACGGTTAATGTAAAGTTGCCAAAGCGTCTAAAAATTAACCTGCGCATTCAAACGGTCAAGGGAGGTAATCCGCCCTCAGCATGGTCGAGAATTTCACATCCATTCTACCGGGAAATATCAGCTTTAATAGGGAGCAAAACCCTTGAGAACCATCGAGTTCTATTACAAACCCCGGCTGATCCCGATGAGCGGTGGGAGCCATTTGCGGATGAACTCCTCGGTTTTGATCCAACTTAA
- a CDS encoding cysteine desulfurase family protein, with protein sequence MIYLDHNATTPVLPEVREAMLPFLAEQWGNPSSSYRFGSHLKSAIEGAREKVADLMGAQSAHEVHFTSGGTESNNTALHAVIHSTPKKHIITSLVEHSSVLGYCRFLEEFRGYRLTYLPVDQEGLISIPQLEAAIQTDTALVSLMWANNETGVLFPVEEIGQLCRDRGVLYHCDAVQAVGKLLMKVKDLPIDYLSLTGHKIGAPKGIGALYIQQKAPFLPFVHGGQQERSRRGGTENVAGIIGLGTAAAVAQKKLPAYDATVRPLRDALEEGILTAIPNTQRNGHVIQRLPNTTNIFLPGMDSDATLTFLDSQNICASSGSACMESAITPSHVIKTMSGSHERSSESIRFSLAPENTMEEIHAVLHNMKGLMSLID encoded by the coding sequence ATGATTTACCTCGACCACAACGCTACAACACCTGTATTGCCTGAGGTCAGGGAAGCAATGCTTCCATTTCTAGCAGAACAATGGGGCAATCCATCTAGCTCTTACAGGTTTGGCTCTCATTTGAAATCAGCGATTGAGGGCGCTCGTGAAAAAGTGGCGGACTTGATGGGAGCCCAATCAGCTCATGAAGTGCATTTCACCAGTGGCGGAACAGAAAGCAATAACACTGCGCTTCATGCCGTCATCCACAGCACACCGAAAAAACACATCATCACCTCACTGGTTGAACACTCCTCTGTACTGGGCTACTGCCGCTTTCTGGAAGAGTTTCGCGGCTATCGGCTGACCTACCTACCCGTGGATCAGGAAGGATTGATTTCTATACCGCAGTTGGAGGCAGCCATTCAGACAGACACCGCACTTGTCTCCCTCATGTGGGCGAACAACGAAACCGGCGTTCTGTTCCCGGTGGAAGAGATTGGCCAACTTTGCCGCGACCGGGGAGTGCTATATCATTGCGATGCTGTGCAGGCTGTCGGAAAACTGCTGATGAAGGTCAAGGACCTGCCCATCGACTACCTTTCCCTCACAGGACATAAAATCGGCGCTCCCAAGGGTATCGGTGCGCTCTATATACAGCAGAAAGCACCATTCTTGCCCTTCGTTCATGGCGGCCAGCAAGAGCGCTCCCGACGCGGCGGTACGGAGAATGTTGCAGGCATCATCGGCCTCGGAACGGCAGCAGCCGTTGCACAAAAAAAGCTTCCAGCATACGATGCCACCGTTCGCCCGCTCCGCGATGCCTTGGAGGAAGGCATCCTTACCGCCATCCCCAATACCCAGCGCAATGGACATGTCATCCAGCGCCTGCCAAACACCACTAATATCTTCCTTCCTGGAATGGACAGCGATGCCACACTCACGTTCCTGGATAGTCAGAATATTTGTGCTTCTTCGGGGTCGGCGTGCATGGAGAGTGCCATCACTCCCTCACATGTGATTAAGACAATGTCAGGTTCCCACGAGCGATCTTCTGAAAGCATCCGATTTAGCCTTGCGCCCGAGAATACCATGGAAGAGATCCACGCGGTCTTGCACAATATGAAAGGGCTGATGAGCTTGATCGATTAA
- a CDS encoding SIR2 family protein gives MPAPSVPSDLAVAIKDKRAALFVGAGLSVAAGYPTWQGLIEGLITDAKTAGMLEVDTADKLVSAVSDPNKFLPIAQQLSDELGDADFRKRVAKAFERGTRSPTDVHRRLMSIPFCFHVTTNYDKLLEDAFAEVNKKTPDVYNYTDVSGFADALWDRRFFILKAHGDVARPSEIVLTRKDYRSLVYSNVGYRHLLASIFTNKTVLFLGASMNDPEVAQMLEALHVAFHGGGVRHYALIEKESIHDFEVDRWRKDYNVHVLPYMASTKLHPEVLEFVKNLSV, from the coding sequence ATGCCCGCGCCCTCAGTGCCTAGTGACCTTGCAGTCGCCATCAAAGACAAACGAGCAGCCTTATTTGTGGGTGCTGGCCTTTCAGTGGCCGCTGGATACCCTACTTGGCAAGGCCTTATTGAAGGACTTATTACTGATGCAAAGACGGCAGGGATGCTGGAGGTGGATACTGCTGACAAATTGGTATCTGCAGTAAGTGATCCTAACAAGTTCCTCCCGATTGCGCAGCAATTGTCGGATGAGCTTGGTGATGCCGATTTCCGCAAACGTGTAGCCAAAGCATTTGAGCGTGGTACTCGATCCCCCACCGACGTTCATAGGCGATTGATGAGCATACCCTTCTGTTTTCATGTTACAACCAACTATGACAAGCTGTTGGAAGATGCTTTCGCAGAAGTGAATAAAAAGACTCCTGATGTATATAATTACACAGATGTCTCCGGATTTGCAGACGCACTGTGGGACCGTAGGTTTTTTATTTTAAAGGCACACGGCGACGTTGCTCGGCCAAGTGAGATAGTACTCACTCGCAAAGATTACAGGTCATTGGTTTACTCAAATGTCGGATACCGCCATTTACTAGCGTCGATCTTCACCAATAAAACGGTCTTGTTCTTGGGGGCATCCATGAATGACCCTGAAGTTGCCCAAATGCTTGAAGCGCTACACGTCGCATTTCATGGTGGCGGAGTTCGTCACTACGCGCTGATTGAAAAGGAGTCGATACATGATTTTGAAGTCGACCGCTGGAGGAAGGACTACAATGTCCACGTGTTACCCTACATGGCGAGCACCAAATTGCATCCCGAGGTCTTGGAGTTCGTAAAAAATCTTTCCGTATGA
- a CDS encoding DUF262 domain-containing protein encodes MKFRQLQWSIKDLIENRGQIDPAPQYQRGSVWSDKKKQLLIDSILMGYDMPKFYLRRSQGSYDYEVFDGQQRMLAIFDFADGKIPLAKASDELADNAGAYFDDLPSALRRKFYVYNLTVSSCSSATNDEIRELFRRLQEGVRLTPPEIRNSMPSAIGDVIRSMALTHAFFKASCFTPERFQCDDLLTHAFAFADAGPSCDLKAPNLEVLYKKHARHCSSALIQSVNRTLSFMADIQKHQTKSINTKWGFVDVFGVLNKNPAHRMKADKVAMRYKTFESKRRTAMREGIERLNVSDDPIFDPSLYRYIERFRLSAGTMAAVRERHQILTKHLIS; translated from the coding sequence ATGAAATTTCGACAATTGCAATGGAGTATCAAGGATCTAATCGAGAATCGTGGTCAAATTGATCCCGCACCCCAATATCAGAGAGGGTCTGTATGGTCAGATAAGAAGAAGCAACTCCTCATCGATTCCATCCTCATGGGGTATGACATGCCCAAATTTTACCTCCGGAGATCGCAAGGATCTTATGACTACGAAGTTTTTGACGGACAGCAGCGAATGCTGGCGATTTTTGACTTTGCTGATGGAAAAATCCCCCTTGCGAAGGCATCAGATGAACTGGCCGATAACGCTGGCGCATATTTTGACGACTTACCCTCGGCACTACGGCGAAAATTTTATGTTTACAATCTTACCGTGTCCAGTTGTTCATCAGCTACAAACGATGAAATCCGAGAACTGTTTCGAAGGTTGCAAGAAGGCGTCCGACTAACGCCACCCGAAATTCGGAATAGCATGCCTTCAGCGATTGGTGATGTGATTAGATCAATGGCTCTTACGCATGCCTTTTTTAAAGCGTCCTGTTTTACACCAGAACGTTTTCAATGCGATGACCTATTGACTCATGCATTTGCTTTTGCCGATGCGGGGCCAAGTTGCGATTTGAAAGCACCCAACCTAGAAGTATTATATAAGAAACATGCAAGGCACTGCTCCTCAGCACTGATACAGTCGGTTAATCGCACTCTGTCTTTCATGGCAGATATACAGAAGCATCAAACAAAGTCAATTAATACAAAATGGGGTTTTGTTGATGTATTCGGAGTATTGAACAAGAATCCAGCACATCGGATGAAAGCCGACAAAGTAGCTATGCGATACAAAACTTTTGAGAGTAAACGAAGGACTGCCATGCGCGAAGGTATTGAACGCCTGAACGTATCGGACGATCCGATTTTCGATCCGTCGCTTTACAGATACATCGAAAGATTCCGGCTTTCAGCGGGCACGATGGCCGCAGTGCGTGAACGGCACCAAATTTTGACAAAACACCTTATCTCTTAG
- a CDS encoding phosphoadenosine phosphosulfate reductase family protein produces the protein MKPPHSNIGNNEPVRHVLNVSGGKDSSAMALLMAGRIRGLEHFRQDGMEYLFCDTQKELPETYEYLARLEAELGSKITYLNAKAGFDHWHKVFGGYLPSPQNRWCTKLLKLKPFETHVGEDAVISYVGLRADEDRIGYISTKPNIKTRYPLREAGIDYQGVIRILEDSGLGLPTFMKWGRTNSGCTFCFFQTPYEWVRLYETYPDKFEEAMRYETADQNDPNKQFTWMEEGPLTRLLEPEVRKRILDTGVQTKSTKRGKALVNVFGNEAGEQPKPCLMCMK, from the coding sequence ATGAAGCCCCCTCACTCCAATATTGGTAACAATGAGCCTGTGCGCCATGTCTTGAACGTCTCGGGAGGGAAGGATAGTTCCGCGATGGCACTGCTAATGGCGGGACGCATTCGTGGCCTGGAGCATTTTCGCCAAGACGGCATGGAGTACCTGTTTTGCGACACGCAGAAGGAACTGCCAGAGACTTACGAATACCTCGCCCGGCTTGAAGCGGAACTCGGAAGCAAGATCACCTACCTTAACGCCAAGGCAGGCTTTGACCACTGGCACAAAGTATTCGGGGGCTACCTGCCCTCGCCGCAGAACCGCTGGTGTACGAAACTCCTCAAGCTTAAGCCCTTCGAGACACATGTGGGTGAAGATGCAGTGATTAGTTATGTAGGGCTCCGTGCAGATGAAGACCGCATCGGCTATATCAGCACTAAGCCAAATATCAAGACGCGGTACCCCTTGCGCGAAGCAGGTATCGACTACCAAGGAGTTATTCGCATTCTGGAAGACAGCGGGCTAGGGCTTCCGACCTTCATGAAATGGGGAAGAACGAATTCAGGATGCACCTTTTGTTTCTTCCAAACGCCCTATGAATGGGTGCGGCTTTACGAGACCTATCCAGATAAATTCGAAGAAGCCATGCGATATGAGACAGCGGATCAAAATGATCCTAACAAACAATTTACCTGGATGGAGGAAGGGCCGCTCACTCGGCTCTTAGAGCCGGAGGTAAGGAAAAGAATACTTGATACAGGTGTGCAAACGAAAAGCACAAAACGTGGTAAGGCCCTTGTAAACGTGTTTGGGAATGAAGCTGGAGAACAGCCAAAACCCTGCCTTATGTGCATGAAATAG